In Vibrio marisflavi CECT 7928, the following are encoded in one genomic region:
- a CDS encoding response regulator — translation MRLLLVEDDVLLGQSMMESLTRHGYTVDWVEKGGGVLAAMKVEQFTAVILDLTLPDIDGLEVLKKVRQAGYELPIMILTARDDINDRVKGLDLGADEYIGKPFALEELLARLRVLIRRQSGSANETIQVGELSISLSEQSAMYQGSTLKLTRNEFKILSHLITNAGRVISKDQLQQSLHGWDIGSSDNAIEVHIHNLRKKLPNKLVKNIRGVGYIIEKQ, via the coding sequence ATGAGATTACTTCTTGTAGAAGATGATGTGTTATTAGGACAATCCATGATGGAGTCGTTGACCCGTCATGGATACACTGTTGATTGGGTTGAAAAAGGCGGCGGAGTTTTGGCTGCCATGAAGGTAGAGCAATTTACTGCTGTGATTCTTGATTTAACCTTGCCAGATATTGATGGCCTCGAAGTGTTAAAGAAGGTAAGGCAAGCCGGATACGAATTACCTATCATGATTTTAACCGCTCGAGATGATATTAACGATCGAGTAAAAGGCTTGGATTTGGGCGCTGATGAGTATATTGGTAAGCCTTTTGCGCTTGAAGAGCTGCTAGCTCGGTTGAGAGTGTTGATAAGACGCCAATCTGGCAGCGCGAACGAAACAATTCAAGTCGGTGAGCTTTCAATATCGCTTTCTGAACAAAGCGCAATGTATCAGGGTTCTACGCTAAAACTCACCCGCAACGAGTTTAAAATTCTTTCTCACCTTATAACGAATGCTGGCCGAGTAATCAGCAAAGACCAGCTTCAGCAATCTCTGCACGGTTGGGATATTGGAAGCAGCGACAACGCGATAGAAGTCCACATTCATAACTTACGTAAGAAGCTGCCCAATAAGCTTGTTAAAAATATCCGTGGAGTGGGGTATATCATTGAAAAGCAGTAA
- a CDS encoding tetratricopeptide repeat protein, translating into MKLNTKLTVLILTASAFSCSVLAKTDTLLKVQKDWAACQYQTKDSDKKSKCFEQVISLNKTDLQQSPDNPNLMVWLAINKASLAGAEGGLSGLSQAKQAKKILEQVIEKAPETLNGSAYTSLGSLYYKVPGWPIGFGDDAKAEKLLKKALEINPNGIDSNYFYGDFLVEQGKKKEAIKYLTRAQNAAPRPERPVADAGRQQEISTLLKSLK; encoded by the coding sequence ATGAAACTCAATACAAAACTTACGGTTTTAATTTTAACTGCTTCAGCGTTTAGCTGTTCAGTATTAGCCAAAACTGACACGTTACTTAAGGTTCAAAAGGACTGGGCAGCTTGCCAGTACCAAACAAAAGATAGTGACAAGAAAAGCAAATGCTTTGAGCAAGTCATTTCACTAAACAAAACCGACTTGCAGCAAAGCCCAGATAATCCTAACTTGATGGTATGGTTGGCAATTAATAAAGCATCACTAGCGGGAGCAGAAGGTGGCCTAAGCGGTTTGTCTCAAGCCAAGCAAGCGAAAAAAATTCTAGAGCAAGTGATTGAAAAAGCACCTGAAACTCTAAATGGTTCTGCGTATACTAGTTTGGGCTCTCTGTATTATAAAGTTCCGGGCTGGCCGATTGGCTTTGGAGATGATGCGAAAGCAGAGAAGCTGCTTAAGAAGGCGTTAGAGATTAATCCAAATGGCATTGACTCAAATTACTTTTACGGTGATTTCTTAGTCGAGCAGGGTAAAAAGAAAGAGGCGATCAAATATCTTACACGCGCTCAAAATGCTGCACCAAGGCCAGAACGCCCTGTCGCAGATGCGGGTCGCCAACAGGAAATTAGTACATTGCTAAAGAGCTTAAAATGA
- a CDS encoding SDR family oxidoreductase has protein sequence MDLNDKYVLLTGASGGIGQEIALALEVKGARLILVARDKEKLEQIRYSMAKPDRHDVLAADLLTAQGREVVNSYAKEQLRKNKQISALINNAGSNQFQFLAQRSAESIEREMQLNLMTPIALSQSALGWLKRPGVILNIGSTLGSIGYPGYTAYCASKAGLHRFSEALDRELDGAAIRVLYLAPRTTETELNSPRVVELNQKLGNRSDSPQVVAEHVVQMLEQETAAKWIGWPEKLFARINQVFPRLVSGSIRKQQETIHYFINHSSN, from the coding sequence ATGGATCTAAATGACAAATATGTATTGCTTACAGGCGCTTCTGGTGGAATCGGACAAGAAATTGCGTTGGCATTGGAAGTAAAAGGAGCACGTCTGATATTGGTTGCACGTGATAAGGAAAAGCTGGAACAAATACGCTATTCGATGGCGAAGCCTGATAGACATGATGTCCTTGCTGCGGACTTACTAACAGCTCAAGGACGAGAAGTTGTGAATTCGTATGCCAAAGAGCAATTGCGAAAAAACAAGCAAATAAGCGCGCTTATCAACAACGCAGGAAGCAATCAATTCCAGTTTTTAGCCCAGCGAAGCGCTGAATCTATTGAGCGAGAGATGCAACTTAACCTCATGACACCAATAGCATTAAGCCAAAGCGCTTTAGGGTGGTTGAAAAGACCTGGAGTCATATTGAATATCGGATCGACGCTAGGTTCCATTGGATATCCAGGTTATACCGCTTATTGCGCATCTAAAGCTGGCCTGCATCGCTTTAGTGAGGCCTTAGACAGAGAGCTTGATGGAGCCGCGATACGCGTTTTGTATTTAGCGCCAAGAACCACAGAGACTGAGCTCAATTCACCACGAGTGGTTGAACTAAATCAAAAGCTAGGCAATCGAAGTGATTCACCTCAAGTGGTTGCTGAGCATGTTGTACAGATGCTAGAGCAAGAAACTGCGGCTAAGTGGATAGGTTGGCCGGAAAAGCTTTTTGCCAGAATCAATCAGGTCTTTCCTAGACTGGTCAGTGGTTCCATTCGCAAGCAACAAGAAACGATACATTACTTTATCAATCACTCTAGTAATTAA
- a CDS encoding TenA family transcriptional regulator: MSQFFEQLKQQTLPAQKAMLDVPVFEACMRGNVNLDMYTSFLVQAYHHVKHTVPLLMACGGKLSQDYEWVREAIAEYIDEEKGHQEWILNDLRACGADADLVRANSGEGKACQAIELMVAYLYHQIDRGNPMALFGMVWVLEGTSVGVGGQIANIVKQQLGLPDEALSYLVSHSVLDQDHISFFETLMNKVTDKQDQQAIVDSANTVFSLYGEMLKGLPVPSIR, from the coding sequence ATGAGTCAATTCTTTGAACAGTTAAAACAGCAAACGCTGCCGGCACAAAAAGCGATGTTAGATGTACCAGTCTTTGAGGCTTGTATGCGCGGCAACGTTAACTTAGACATGTACACCAGCTTTCTAGTACAAGCTTATCATCACGTTAAACACACGGTACCGCTTCTTATGGCTTGCGGAGGCAAACTTTCACAAGACTACGAGTGGGTTCGCGAAGCCATTGCAGAGTATATAGACGAAGAGAAAGGTCATCAGGAGTGGATCCTCAATGATTTACGCGCTTGCGGAGCAGATGCTGACCTCGTAAGAGCAAACAGTGGAGAAGGCAAAGCGTGCCAAGCGATTGAGCTAATGGTGGCGTACTTATATCACCAGATCGATCGCGGCAATCCTATGGCTTTGTTTGGCATGGTTTGGGTGCTAGAGGGAACCAGCGTAGGGGTTGGGGGACAAATAGCCAACATCGTGAAACAGCAGCTTGGATTGCCTGACGAAGCACTGAGTTATCTCGTCTCACACAGTGTATTAGACCAAGACCATATCAGCTTTTTCGAAACCTTGATGAACAAAGTGACCGATAAGCAAGATCAACAAGCCATCGTAGATTCGGCCAATACAGTCTTTTCCCTTTATGGAGAGATGTTAAAGGGTTTGCCAGTGCCGTCAATCAGATAA
- a CDS encoding AMP-binding protein — protein sequence MNKILKAIESNAVSKPRQIAFRGQNHIGDVQSISYFELNKEVDMVANLFLAMQAKCIALRADNSLDWLVIDLAAMKAKVCLVPVPTFFTDQQVEHTLAESGADVLVGDWKDKVDPITCIRNMPIYLYASGNERRYLPETSKITFTSGSTGSPKGVCLSEQNIENVSLALAKSMEADQVCHLSLLPLSTLLENVTSIYVPILLGITSQIYKSETLGLTGSSQLNVKAFAEALVQFQPNSMVLVPAILMALIQLVSREPALSDSLKFVAVGGARVAPELIEQAHQLGIPAYEGYGLSEFASVVSLNTENHSKAGTSGRLLPHVEAKLSEENELLIKGNSALGYINEPFTDEWFATGDLASIDSEGYVTIEGRKKNQIISGFGRNISPEWVESRAQVFLPECPMVVTGDAEASLTAIVGAGKAIEERIERLNQTLPDYARIKNLLIVSDMSARKEWFTSNGRPKRKHIESWASCIHKQYIADPLVTAKTVKTQFEYSEI from the coding sequence ATGAACAAAATACTTAAGGCAATTGAAAGTAATGCTGTCAGTAAGCCTCGTCAAATTGCATTTAGAGGTCAAAATCATATCGGTGATGTTCAATCCATCAGTTATTTTGAGCTGAATAAAGAAGTGGACATGGTTGCCAACTTATTTCTAGCTATGCAGGCAAAATGCATAGCACTTAGAGCCGACAATAGCCTAGATTGGCTAGTGATTGACTTAGCAGCCATGAAAGCGAAAGTTTGTTTGGTTCCAGTGCCAACATTTTTTACAGACCAGCAAGTTGAGCACACTCTGGCAGAAAGTGGTGCCGACGTCTTAGTTGGTGATTGGAAAGACAAAGTTGACCCGATCACATGTATTCGAAACATGCCGATATATTTGTATGCATCAGGGAATGAACGTCGTTACTTGCCTGAAACCAGCAAAATAACCTTTACTTCTGGTTCTACGGGCAGCCCAAAAGGGGTTTGTTTAAGTGAGCAAAATATAGAGAACGTTTCACTTGCTCTGGCTAAATCAATGGAAGCTGACCAAGTCTGTCATTTATCTCTGCTACCACTTTCAACATTACTCGAAAACGTGACTAGCATTTACGTGCCTATTTTATTGGGTATCACTTCGCAAATATACAAAAGTGAAACTCTGGGTTTGACGGGTTCCAGCCAGTTAAACGTTAAAGCATTCGCTGAGGCATTGGTGCAGTTTCAGCCAAATAGCATGGTATTAGTGCCTGCTATTTTAATGGCTTTGATTCAGTTGGTAAGCCGAGAACCAGCCCTTTCCGACTCTTTGAAATTTGTAGCAGTAGGTGGTGCACGGGTTGCACCGGAACTGATCGAACAAGCTCATCAACTAGGTATTCCAGCCTATGAAGGCTATGGATTGTCTGAGTTTGCATCAGTTGTGAGTTTAAACACTGAAAATCATTCAAAAGCAGGGACGAGTGGGCGATTGCTTCCTCACGTTGAAGCAAAGCTATCGGAGGAAAACGAGCTACTTATCAAGGGCAATAGCGCACTTGGATATATCAACGAGCCGTTTACAGACGAGTGGTTTGCGACGGGCGATTTGGCATCGATTGATAGTGAAGGCTACGTCACGATTGAAGGTAGAAAGAAGAACCAAATTATTAGCGGGTTTGGCAGAAATATCTCTCCAGAATGGGTGGAGTCTCGTGCTCAAGTTTTTCTTCCTGAATGCCCAATGGTCGTTACTGGTGACGCCGAAGCTAGCCTGACGGCAATAGTCGGAGCAGGAAAAGCAATTGAAGAGAGAATTGAGAGATTAAATCAAACACTTCCCGACTATGCGCGCATCAAAAACTTATTAATTGTATCGGATATGAGCGCAAGAAAAGAGTGGTTTACATCGAACGGTAGGCCAAAACGCAAACATATTGAATCTTGGGCGAGTTGTATACACAAGCAGTATATCGCTGATCCGTTGGTGACAGCCAAAACAGTTAAAACCCAATTCGAATATTCAGAAATTTAG
- a CDS encoding thermostable hemolysin translates to MRKDLIKHCQRLEVVDSSHPLWKEVTYQIRIRYKHAFGAVLCSYMPQFLVMMKGTKIISICGFQSANNRPLFLEQYLPKPSNEILSETFKEPVERSQLVEFGQLSLFTKGTSPLHFYMIAELLVSQGYEWGICTATDPLHALMSRLGLQPEIIAYADKEHIPNADKVWGSYYQTSPRILAGNLKVGLEHLRLSYGEKYRKLAGI, encoded by the coding sequence ATGAGAAAAGACTTAATTAAACACTGCCAAAGATTGGAAGTGGTCGACTCTAGTCACCCTCTATGGAAAGAAGTGACTTACCAAATTCGTATTCGATATAAACATGCTTTCGGAGCGGTACTTTGTTCTTACATGCCGCAATTTCTCGTCATGATGAAAGGTACAAAAATCATTTCGATTTGTGGCTTTCAAAGTGCGAACAACAGGCCACTGTTTTTGGAGCAATACCTTCCAAAACCGTCGAATGAAATATTGTCAGAGACTTTCAAAGAACCTGTTGAGCGATCTCAGCTTGTTGAATTTGGTCAACTTTCCCTCTTTACCAAAGGCACGTCACCTTTGCACTTTTACATGATTGCAGAGCTGCTGGTATCTCAAGGGTATGAGTGGGGCATTTGCACAGCAACTGACCCTCTGCATGCGTTGATGTCTAGGCTCGGTCTACAACCAGAAATTATTGCTTACGCAGACAAAGAGCATATCCCTAATGCTGACAAAGTCTGGGGTTCTTATTACCAAACCAGCCCAAGAATATTAGCCGGAAATCTTAAGGTTGGATTAGAACACTTGCGGTTAAGTTACGGTGAAAAATATAGAAAGCTAGCGGGAATTTAA
- a CDS encoding OmpA family protein, which produces MNKLYLLFSAIIVSISFTAQAEDNLNQSIVFYCGTSDGEYKKEIHISDGTRVYLNQGAYSQVQAFDNLEPDSNLVHSLFDQMGIDRNCSELLMSRSTAKMVDEGNVLARVYFDFAKSNLTDRSKYVLQQLFKKMQEHPQVLDVVGHADSVGSEEFNYQLGLKRSYAVAKYLIDKGMSPKHFHMTSEGETQPIASNNTSEGREKNRRVDIQ; this is translated from the coding sequence ATGAATAAACTATACCTATTGTTTAGCGCGATAATTGTTAGTATTTCATTTACGGCACAGGCAGAAGATAATTTAAACCAATCTATCGTATTTTACTGTGGTACTTCTGACGGTGAATATAAAAAAGAGATCCATATTAGCGATGGTACTCGAGTTTATTTAAATCAAGGTGCGTACAGTCAGGTACAAGCGTTTGATAATTTAGAACCAGATTCAAACTTAGTACACAGCTTATTTGACCAGATGGGCATAGATAGAAACTGCTCTGAGCTATTAATGAGTCGCAGCACCGCTAAAATGGTTGATGAGGGTAATGTATTAGCCCGCGTATATTTTGATTTCGCCAAATCAAATTTAACTGATCGCTCAAAGTACGTGTTGCAACAGTTATTTAAGAAGATGCAAGAACACCCACAAGTACTGGACGTGGTTGGGCATGCTGATTCTGTGGGTAGCGAAGAGTTCAACTATCAACTCGGACTAAAACGCTCTTATGCCGTGGCTAAGTATTTAATTGATAAAGGCATGAGTCCTAAACATTTTCATATGACAAGTGAAGGTGAGACACAGCCTATCGCAAGCAATAACACTAGCGAAGGACGTGAGAAAAATCGACGAGTGGATATTCAGTAA
- a CDS encoding TadE/TadG family type IV pilus assembly protein codes for MRLFKKKQCGHAMILFVMIIPALFGIFTLASDGTRAMQTRARVADATEAASLAVAAQNSEDAAVNQELVRDYLNAYEHSIVSITNVQVTRLTCEQIPDCVAGLARGENRYFEYDVKATASFKTWFAGNDAIEGFGETFSAGGDSIAHKLESEGIDIMIAADFSGSMGSGWSGSNKAKYRDLIEIVQSVADELQGMNEQANLQNMIGMVPYNGNTYSEYQDSITGETLECWMYQNETYESGGRLYTDVDETLANIFVEKDDNNCGVDENGNRGKNTGYKKSAGSRQNPKFEDIRLTSDIQDFKSSIAGFRPGAVTGSYQGWIRSAQLMRSGVNERRLIILLSDGMDIDWLYQGWGTSDFATANALVDAGMCDAIRANLLFGNDGQTKKVNMAVIGFDYNPFGNPALVNCVGEDNVYKAENPQELYAQILSLIAEEIGRLR; via the coding sequence ATGCGCCTTTTCAAGAAAAAGCAGTGTGGACACGCAATGATTTTATTCGTGATGATTATCCCTGCACTGTTTGGAATATTTACCTTGGCGAGTGATGGTACAAGGGCGATGCAAACACGAGCTCGTGTTGCGGATGCTACAGAAGCTGCCTCGTTGGCAGTTGCCGCTCAAAACAGTGAAGATGCCGCAGTCAATCAAGAGTTAGTGAGAGACTATCTAAATGCTTATGAGCATAGCATTGTGTCTATCACCAACGTACAAGTTACCCGGTTGACTTGCGAACAAATACCCGATTGTGTAGCCGGTTTAGCTCGCGGTGAAAACCGTTACTTTGAATACGATGTGAAAGCGACTGCGAGTTTTAAAACTTGGTTTGCCGGAAATGATGCGATTGAAGGCTTTGGAGAAACATTCTCGGCTGGTGGCGATTCGATTGCTCATAAATTAGAGAGCGAAGGTATCGATATCATGATCGCGGCCGATTTTTCTGGATCGATGGGCAGTGGCTGGTCAGGTAGTAACAAAGCAAAATATCGAGATTTGATTGAAATTGTTCAGAGTGTGGCTGATGAGTTACAAGGTATGAACGAACAAGCAAACCTGCAGAATATGATAGGTATGGTACCGTATAACGGAAATACTTATTCTGAATACCAAGATTCTATTACCGGAGAAACACTAGAGTGCTGGATGTATCAAAATGAGACCTATGAATCTGGTGGTCGTTTATATACTGATGTTGATGAAACGCTGGCGAATATATTTGTTGAAAAAGATGATAACAATTGTGGTGTCGATGAAAATGGCAACCGTGGTAAGAATACTGGATATAAGAAGTCTGCTGGCTCGCGTCAGAACCCTAAATTTGAAGATATTAGGTTAACTAGTGATATTCAAGATTTCAAAAGCAGTATTGCTGGCTTTAGACCAGGGGCTGTAACTGGTTCATATCAAGGTTGGATACGCAGTGCTCAATTAATGCGAAGTGGAGTCAATGAGCGAAGGCTAATTATATTGCTTTCTGATGGTATGGATATCGATTGGCTTTACCAAGGTTGGGGGACTTCTGACTTCGCAACTGCTAATGCACTCGTTGATGCTGGAATGTGCGATGCCATAAGAGCAAATTTGCTGTTTGGCAATGACGGTCAAACTAAGAAAGTCAATATGGCAGTAATTGGGTTCGACTATAACCCATTTGGAAACCCTGCGTTAGTTAATTGTGTCGGTGAAGATAATGTCTATAAAGCAGAAAACCCACAAGAGCTTTACGCGCAAATACTTAGCCTTATAGCAGAAGAGATTGGCCGTCTTAGATAG
- the tadF gene encoding tight adherence pilus pseudopilin TadF translates to MNVTNSTSKQKGNFTIEFAVVGVALALLLVFSMDVIVKLAYKGKLDRLSYSLVNVAKERTQLYGEDFQMTEPDATALFNIASNSLRRTAGSFELDGLGMVVEGLTFSGVGVPNNASVFELGNYDCRLPQNIGDLQDLSVVTSWGRQARLYRVTICYETENLFGRVLGGEFTRVRSSSVIVGR, encoded by the coding sequence ATGAACGTGACCAATTCGACTTCTAAGCAAAAAGGGAATTTCACTATTGAGTTTGCCGTTGTTGGCGTAGCGTTAGCATTGTTACTGGTATTTAGCATGGATGTCATTGTTAAGCTTGCTTACAAAGGCAAACTAGACCGATTGTCATATTCATTGGTCAATGTAGCGAAAGAACGTACTCAATTGTATGGCGAGGACTTTCAGATGACAGAGCCTGATGCAACGGCTTTGTTCAATATCGCGAGTAACTCACTCCGCAGAACGGCAGGAAGCTTTGAATTAGATGGCTTAGGGATGGTTGTAGAAGGCTTAACGTTTTCAGGGGTTGGAGTACCTAACAACGCTAGTGTTTTTGAGTTAGGTAACTACGACTGCCGCTTGCCGCAAAATATAGGTGATCTTCAAGACTTATCGGTCGTGACGAGTTGGGGGCGCCAAGCAAGGTTGTATCGAGTAACTATCTGTTACGAGACAGAAAACTTGTTTGGTCGTGTATTAGGAGGAGAGTTTACCAGGGTTAGGTCATCATCTGTAATAGTAGGTAGGTGA
- a CDS encoding TadE/TadG family type IV pilus assembly protein yields MRWSKKKNQGVAAIEFVGGFVAFWLMCMLWVEMSYMSYISAINDFVITEAAREVKTEQAGYLVAFRQEIEDHSGLWGSIIDPANFRLSINYVQSIADLEGLVNPCEVPDGQNVAECGNEDNSAIAVYNISYDFSPIFTFFMDTETILSREVIVIQEYERDQFDF; encoded by the coding sequence ATGAGGTGGAGTAAGAAGAAAAATCAAGGCGTTGCAGCCATTGAGTTTGTTGGTGGATTTGTGGCGTTTTGGTTGATGTGTATGCTTTGGGTTGAAATGAGCTACATGTCTTACATATCAGCCATCAATGACTTTGTCATTACCGAAGCGGCGCGAGAAGTAAAAACAGAGCAAGCCGGATACTTAGTCGCTTTTCGTCAAGAAATTGAAGATCACTCTGGCCTTTGGGGGTCGATTATTGACCCTGCAAACTTTCGTTTATCGATCAACTATGTGCAAAGTATCGCCGATCTCGAAGGCCTAGTTAACCCATGTGAAGTACCTGATGGACAAAATGTGGCTGAATGTGGAAATGAAGATAATAGTGCGATTGCAGTGTACAACATCAGCTATGATTTCAGCCCTATTTTCACTTTCTTCATGGATACAGAGACTATTTTAAGCCGTGAAGTGATTGTTATACAGGAGTATGAACGTGACCAATTCGACTTCTAA
- a CDS encoding tetratricopeptide repeat protein, with protein MFKHYFAGLFLITILSGCATTSQSSYNNESTRELVMKNSGNFQDLITHYKEQLKQNDTRDTREKLATAYLDYGDPESALFTISQLNQGSPQVSSLLIQAYAEFELGDLPSSKDSAEQAYALDKQNAEIENLLGVIYAANGDLGQARDFFNLARAHFYSDIKIKNNLAVLDIIEQDYSSAIERLLPIYTNDEADDQVVANLTLAMAKSDNLELMKQVLKPKFTDKEIQQRYLSLRKLKTTQPENQLETSVTANQALFEGAR; from the coding sequence GTGTTTAAACATTATTTCGCAGGTTTATTCCTGATCACAATACTGAGTGGCTGTGCAACGACGAGTCAGTCTTCATATAACAATGAATCGACTCGCGAGTTAGTGATGAAAAACAGTGGAAATTTCCAAGACCTAATCACTCACTACAAAGAGCAGCTTAAGCAAAATGATACGCGTGATACTCGTGAAAAACTGGCTACAGCATATCTTGATTACGGTGACCCTGAGTCGGCGCTGTTTACTATTAGTCAGCTAAATCAAGGCTCTCCACAAGTTAGTTCATTGTTAATTCAAGCATACGCTGAGTTTGAGTTAGGCGATTTACCAAGCTCAAAAGATTCTGCTGAGCAAGCTTATGCACTGGATAAGCAGAACGCTGAAATCGAAAACTTGTTAGGTGTTATTTATGCTGCCAACGGTGATTTAGGCCAAGCAAGAGACTTCTTTAATTTAGCGCGGGCTCATTTTTACAGTGATATCAAAATCAAGAACAACTTAGCGGTTCTAGACATCATTGAGCAAGATTATTCAAGTGCAATAGAGCGATTGCTTCCTATCTATACCAATGATGAAGCAGACGATCAGGTTGTCGCGAACCTTACGTTGGCGATGGCTAAGTCTGACAACCTTGAGTTGATGAAGCAGGTTCTAAAACCAAAATTCACAGACAAAGAGATCCAGCAGCGCTATCTATCGCTAAGAAAGTTGAAAACCACACAACCTGAGAACCAACTTGAAACGTCAGTAACAGCCAATCAAGCCCTGTTTGAGGGGGCGCGATGA
- a CDS encoding type II secretion system F family protein, giving the protein MSGQNLLFLAMAAVFLGVVLVAWIVYVLATRRQVLNRYSLSDGTASTFYDQVEQFLPSSVSTNVDKIEEKFYAAGFYDFKYAHLYMPLKYIMALVGIGAVVWYGTDKWSTMTLVAAGAGWLIVCISLPDMWLDGRAKQLRAKISNQLPYLLDLLAMCIQTGMTVESAMSYVGRELHEFDYDLAHVLKRTNERARIVGLEQALDELYERIPTNEVRSFVMTFKQSIKYGSSVYEVLTTLAADIRELKMLELEERVGKLSAKISVPLILFIMVPIIILIAAPGVMRMLQGV; this is encoded by the coding sequence ATGAGTGGTCAAAATTTACTTTTCCTCGCCATGGCGGCCGTCTTTCTTGGCGTAGTTTTGGTGGCATGGATTGTTTATGTACTAGCGACACGTAGACAAGTACTGAACCGTTATTCATTAAGCGATGGTACGGCTTCAACTTTTTACGATCAGGTCGAACAGTTTTTGCCAAGCTCGGTTTCAACAAATGTAGATAAGATTGAAGAGAAATTCTACGCAGCCGGTTTTTACGACTTCAAATATGCTCATTTGTATATGCCCTTAAAGTACATCATGGCTCTTGTTGGTATTGGAGCTGTGGTGTGGTATGGCACCGATAAGTGGTCAACTATGACTCTTGTTGCTGCTGGAGCTGGCTGGTTGATTGTTTGTATTTCATTGCCTGATATGTGGCTAGACGGCCGGGCGAAGCAGCTTCGCGCCAAAATTTCTAACCAATTGCCTTATCTATTAGATCTACTCGCAATGTGTATTCAGACAGGTATGACGGTTGAATCTGCAATGTCATATGTAGGTAGAGAATTGCATGAATTCGACTATGACTTAGCTCACGTATTAAAACGTACAAATGAACGTGCTCGTATAGTGGGTTTAGAACAAGCACTCGATGAGTTGTACGAAAGAATACCCACAAATGAAGTGCGAAGTTTTGTGATGACATTTAAGCAGAGCATCAAATACGGTAGTTCTGTTTATGAAGTATTAACCACGTTGGCTGCAGATATACGCGAGCTGAAAATGCTTGAGTTGGAAGAGAGGGTTGGTAAGTTATCGGCGAAGATTTCCGTTCCTCTTATTTTGTTCATTATGGTTCCAATCATTATTTTGATTGCTGCTCCAGGTGTTATGAGGATGCTTCAAGGTGTTTAA
- a CDS encoding type II secretion system F family protein translates to MSSWLWIVFIVVGLVLCVLMTRRQQHTDYLEEELGGANSLGNGANQAVNLKSFTKETTTDKLKTFFRNTRSQIGSYAPLKILAFMIVVAMIGLYVNHNFIRGNQFVVVGLTEVLGIVLGIRWLRNRERKHFEDTFPDALNVLASAMSTGESINQSIKFVGDSLEGAVGNEFKLMAERIQLGEAPESAFKKSRNRFPYPTFHFFVITLIANINRGGQLKEIITRLNRIMYNNRAMEKRKKSMTSEVRVSAKIVAAIPFIFLFMLQYLSPENYEFVMFNEAGRPILYYVLASESFGLFLVWWLMNGVDK, encoded by the coding sequence ATGAGTTCTTGGCTTTGGATTGTATTTATTGTTGTAGGTTTAGTGCTGTGCGTCTTAATGACACGTCGCCAACAACACACGGATTATTTAGAAGAAGAGTTGGGTGGTGCTAATTCATTGGGAAACGGTGCAAACCAAGCCGTTAACTTAAAATCCTTCACCAAAGAAACCACTACGGACAAACTTAAAACGTTTTTCAGAAATACTCGTAGCCAAATTGGTTCGTATGCACCATTGAAGATCTTAGCGTTTATGATCGTCGTTGCCATGATAGGTCTATACGTCAATCACAACTTTATACGTGGTAATCAATTTGTGGTTGTTGGTTTAACCGAAGTTTTAGGTATTGTCCTTGGTATCAGATGGCTTCGCAATAGAGAGAGAAAGCACTTCGAAGATACCTTTCCGGATGCTTTGAACGTGTTAGCAAGCGCGATGAGTACTGGTGAAAGTATCAACCAGTCAATTAAGTTTGTTGGTGACTCACTAGAAGGTGCAGTGGGCAATGAGTTTAAGCTCATGGCAGAACGCATCCAACTTGGTGAGGCGCCAGAAAGTGCGTTTAAGAAATCTCGCAACCGTTTCCCTTATCCGACTTTCCACTTTTTCGTGATTACCCTAATTGCAAACATCAACCGTGGTGGTCAATTGAAAGAAATCATTACTCGATTGAATCGTATTATGTACAACAATCGTGCTATGGAAAAAAGAAAAAAATCAATGACTTCAGAAGTTCGAGTGTCAGCTAAGATTGTTGCAGCTATACCTTTTATTTTCCTTTTCATGCTTCAATACCTTAGCCCTGAAAACTACGAATTCGTCATGTTTAACGAAGCCGGTAGACCCATTCTCTATTACGTATTAGCAAGTGAATCGTTTGGGTTATTTTTGGTTTGGTGGTTAATGAATGGGGTGGACAAATGA